The genome window CTCATATTCTTGTAGTTTCTATTTAGTGATATGTCTAATATAATTTAGTTGTATTCGAATTGTGTATATTTTAGTGCTTGTGTTTTAGTTAGAGTTTAGACATGTAGTTGCTGGATTGATGATTGTTAGTTATAgtaattgtgtttatatatgatttttagtcATATAGCTAATATAATTTAGTTGTATTGGAATTGTGTGTTTTTTAGTGTATGTGTTTTGGATAGATTTTAGATATGTAGTTGCTGTAttgttgatttttaatgtatgatTGCAAGTTTTTGATGACTGAGTTAGTGTGTAGGTGCTGCAGTATATTAGTAgtgtttgtttattattttcaatgtgATGCAGTAGGCAGTTATAGTATGATCCTGTTAGAGTATTatagtattatttatataaattttgagtaTGTCTATTGTATTTCAGGTTCAAGTTGCGGTGATTCGTCTAATGTTTGTGTTAGTATTCCTGTTTCTTCAACAGAAAGCGAAAAATCAGTGACGAATTGCATTGTCTCTCCTGGTGGTATGAAGTATTTTATGCCTAGTTCTGTTGATGGAAGTCAAGTACCGTTTCAAAATCAGTCATTTGATAGCTTAGATAAGGCGTACAACTTTTACAGAGAGTATGGGAGGCTAGGGGGTTTTGATGTACGAAAAACATCGGAGAAGAGAGATGCTGATGGTAccataattttgaaacattttgtGTGTAGTAAGGAAGGTTTTGTTGATGGAAGTCATTCTGAAGGAATTAGGCAAAGACGTACTGTGTCACGGAGGTGTGGATGTAAAGCAAAAGTGGTCATGAAAATTAGGAGCCAGAacagatattatattttcaattttgttgaACTTCACAACCATCCGCTTGCTAGTGAAAGTGGTAGACAGTTTCTGAGGTCTAGTAGAGAGATGACAGTTAGTTTGCGAAGTTTTGTTTTTGATGCTGCGAAGGTAAATATCGGCTGCAGCAAGGCATTTAGCTTGGTCAAAGAGATGACAGGTGGATATAGTAATGTTGGGGCAACATTACGTGATTTCAGGAATTTTAATAGGGATTTAAAAGAATTTGTCGGTGAAAGGGATGGACAGATGCTGATTGACAAGTTTAAAGTATTACAGGAGACatcaaaatcattttattttgcttATGAGCTTGATGGTGACGGGCATTTGACTATGCTTTTCTGGGCTGATCCAACTAGTAGGAGGAACTTTGAAATATACGGCGATGCTGTGTCATTTGATGCCACTTTTGATACTAACAAGTTAGttattttacatttcaaattgTTGTCTTTTAGTAATAGAGTTAttagttttctttttatgtAATGTTGTTAGAATGTCGATAATGGTTTATATTATACTACAATACCTTGTCTGGAACTATGAAGTAAAGTAcgtatatttgtaatttttttaattaatctttttaacaAGGCTCAAGGTGCAGTAGACAATGGTATACTGGAGTTATATTTGCAGTACCTTAGTGATAATCTcagtatattttagtgataccctaaatatattttagtgatgtctGCAGTGTATTTTAGTGGTATATGTTAGTTTATGTGGTTTTTAATCTGTTTTATCTATGTTCaggtataatatgatttttgcgCCTTTCACTGGTGTTGACAAACATGATAGATGTGTCACATTTGCTGCTTGTTTGTTATCAAAAGAAGATGTTGCTCATTATAATTGGGCCTTTAAACATTTTGTCAAGGCCATGGGACGCAATCCAGTGGTGTTTATAACTGATCAGTGCCCTGCAATGAAGGTATCTGTGCCGGCTTCATTTTGTGGTGATAATGATTTGGTTGCTAGCAAGCATCGCCTATGTATGTGGCATATAATGCAGAAATTCCCTATTAAGGTAGttttttagttgttttttaGAAATTTGGTTCCTAGCATCTGAAATTTACTGtcatatatttatgtaattttcCATAATATTGCAGCTTGGGAATCGTTTGTGTAAGGAAACAGACTTTATGGAGAAAATGAAAACTTACATATGGTCATCGAATTTGGAAATTGATGAGTTTGAAAGTGGATGGAAAGCGGTTATAGGAGAGTTTAAGTTGGAAGATAACAAATGGTTATCAGATATGTATGACATAAGAAAGTCGTGGATTCCTGCCTATTTCAGGGACAGTCCTATGTTTGGTTTGATGAGGACAACTTCAAGGTCCGAAAGTgaaaattttttcttttcacaGTTTCACAAGCAAGGTGATACTTTATGTGAGTTTTGGATACGTTTTGAGAGTGCAATGCATAGGCAGCGGAATGAAACAGAACGTTTAGACCATGAGTCTAACTCAAGCAAACCAAACATTTTATCAAGATGGTTCATTGAAGATGATGCAGCTGAGTTATTTACACGTTCCATTTTTTacaaagttcaagaagaaatttTGGCATCTTGCTTGGATATGCAAATCAAGAGGATGAGTGAAGAAGTTGATGGGGTAACTCATTTTGAAATAAAGGATGTCAAAGTTAAAGATAAACTTTTTAAGGTATGTGTTTTCCCCTTTATagtagtattttatatattctaattttgatttatattttttttacagtaGTAATTGTTATTGTGGAACagaaagtaaatataaaatatttgaaaatatgcataatataattttagtaatgcattattaaaatattttgcatTCTGATAAATTGTAGTGGCATTAGTAGTTGTTTTGTATTGCAAGTAGTCATTAGTAGTGATCTGGATTGGAAGTAAATGTACTGGACCACCTGCCGAACTTTggtttttatgtcattttatttttgaagcaTATCTCATATTGGTAATGGTTCAAAATGGTGATTTGAATGGTGATTTATGATTCATTTTGCAGGTTACTGTTAGCAAATCACATGCCGTATGTTCATGCAAACAATTTGTTATGTGTGGAATTGTTTGTAGGCATGCTTTCTGTGGCTTAAAGCAGATTGGTGTCACAAAATTTCCAAGGAGTCTCGTGCTTAATCATTGGATGAAAGTTGCAGAAAGTGGCACTTCATTGGAATCTAATGTTGTGTGTTCGgattattttaaaatggagcAAGTGTCGTTGAAGTTGACAAACTTATGGTTTGATTTTCGTCAGATTCTTAGCAAAGCTGGAGTTGAAATGGATAAGCTTGACTATGTTCACAAAATCATTAAGCAGATAAGTAGTGATTTTGAAAAGTATGATGGAGGTTCTGTTGATTTTACTAAAAAGGATCATATGGCAGCTATGGTAGGTGAACAGCCGGTTGAAGAGGTTACCATTCTTGCACCAACTGTTTCCAGGAACAAGGGAAATTATTTCAAGCGTCTTGTGAGTGATAGGGAGAAAGCAATGACAAAAGCAAATAAAAGAGTTCGAAGATGTAAAGAATGTTCGGCAACCACTCATGATTCGAGAACTTGTCCGAAGAAAAAGAAGGATGGAGGAGCTGTAGTTTCGAATATGTTgtgaatatgattttaattttcaattttaaaagacCTTGTGCACTTGTCTTTATAAATTGTTAAgtacattttgattttatgttttctgAGTACATTTTGATTGTTTATAAATTGTCTTTATAAAGCATATTAGTACTGATACATTGTcagtttatattgaatatataaactGAATTTGTCAAGTTTTGGAGTGAAAATGAGTTGGTTTTTAGTGATATAGGTAATGTAATTTAGTGGTGTTATCAGTGTAATTTAGTAGTATACATCCCAagttttagtgatatgtgtggTTTTTTAGTGATATCCTGCTTTACTGTGTAatgaaaacaatgaaaaatcATAAAACTAAAATGAAACAATAACAAAAGTAAAAAAGCCAAATATTTACCATTGCATTTTGAGCTGGTAAAAACAAAATAACCATATCTTTACAAAAACAAACCACTAAATCATTTTCAGTCTCAACAGGACTGATAATTTTCAGCCATCTAATAATTCTGTTCAATCAGTTTCTAATATTCTATAAAAGTGCAGTAAAACAATGCACTAAATCTAAGAAGGAGTTGGTCCTTCTTGAGACGACCTTTCTGCTTCGTGGAAAGAACTTATTAAGTTCACCGCGAATTTCACTCTCTTGCCGGATTTTTTAGTTGGAAACTTTTCTGCAACTTTTCCAGCCAGGACGACATTGATGATATTATGCTTTTCTGCTGTGTTGTACAAGCCTACAGCTTCTGTGGTGATAGGCTCTTTCAGTTCATTCAGGTGTGAAGATAGGATTGTTGTGTTGTACTTGAACCTCAGCCTAGTTATTTGTTTATCATGTGTTGGCTGCAATATgataatttgtttattagtgTTTGTTATCACATAAATTTTTAAGCCTAATAAACAGAgcaatttgaaaagaaattaagGGCATGCTGCATACACATTTGAATTACAAAGCTATATACACTTTAATCAATTTCACTAAAACATATTAACTATATCACTAAAACATATTAACTATATCACTAAACTATATTAAGTATATCACTAAAGTATGTCaactatatcactaaaatgtaaagcagtatataagtatgtaaaatattaaactaatctTACCCCTTCTTCTGTTAAGTCAGTGTTCCAGTTTTTGACATCTCCTTTGAAGGTTTCCATATGGCGCATGAGGAAGATACCACAATCTGTGGAATTGTCAGTAGTCTGCCATGGCATTTTCACAAAACGAGGCTTCATTTTCCGCACTCTTGatcccaaatttggattttcatTCCTACTTATATAATTGCAAAAGTGAGAATGCTGTAAAAGAGAAGTAAAATATTAGTATAGTGGACTTAAAACAGTGCATGTTTATATACATAATAGTGGAATGaaggataaaaaaatatattaccaaaacCTCCAAAACTCTGCTATAGTACATCTTAGGCTGTGCTTCACGTTTAATATTGTCAATTATAAAGTATCCCATGGTTTTGATACCATAGCATACCAAATAATAATGCTCATATTTATTAATAGGAAAGCACACCTGTAATCATATTAAGAGATATTTTAGTTAAAGATATTTGAGAAATGTTGAGATCTATGTCAAAATTAGTTGAGAAATGACATTTACCATTTCCACGTCTTCCACTTTTTTGATGGAAAAAGTTTGAAGAATCTTGTCCATCCCACTGGCAAACGAATCATAAGTTTCGGTGACTTTCTTTTCTGGATCAATGCTGAAAATCTggttgatataaatatattagattCTGTTGTATGTAGTTATGAAATAACTGAAAGaaattaattagaatatatatacgAAGGCAGTATATATTACCAAATCTCCTATTGTGCAGAAAAGTCTTAGTGGTGACCCATCTGCCTTGTACTTTTCACTGTCATTTAGGATTGTTGCCCATGTATCAATCACAGAGTAGTATAcatagagctgtaattcgagtcgggcggctcgcgagctcgcccggctcgaactcgtttaagtgagctcggctcgactcgactcgttaaacgagccgagttcggacaaaggtttcggctcgtttaattaaacgagccggctcgactcgactcgtgaaattaatcgagccgagttcgggtggaggtttgggctcgatttagtgtaaaattatacgagccggctcgctcgactcgttaaaactggctcgtttagctaaacgagccggctcgactcggctcgttaaattaaccgagtcgagttcgggcaaagatttaggctcgattagttaatcgagtcggctcggctcgactcgattaaacttAGCTCGAATTAagctcggctcgaaactcgcccggctcgactcgaattacagccctaagTATACACTTGTTTTTGGTTTCAGCGTCAACAAGTGTTCCTTGATACATCTAACTTCCTCCCATCTAAACAAATCATccctgtaattatatatattaattagtatTAGGCAGATAAAGAAATGTATATAACAGAAAGGGCAAAATACTTACAATAGCTCGCCCTTTTTCTTTAACAAGAAGACCCAATATCCAAAGTCTTCATTGTTCATTCTTTCCTTGATATCAATCACTCTGTTGACATAAGGTGATTTTTGATATGGACCAACTTTCTTTGTCCGCTTGCTTTTTTCTCTCTCTTGTGGTTCTGGCTCTGGcgtgaccaaattttgattaCTTTCTTTTTCTATGTCATCCAGGCCAAGGGAAAAAGAAGGGACATATCTCTCATCATCTTTCTCTTGCTCAGCAAGGATCTCAATGTCGGTTCTGTCCATTTGTTCAACAACTTCTAGGCTGGCGACTATTTCAGGTGATAATTCATCACCCAAATCATCACCAGTTTCCTGGTTAGGAATGAGATATTCTTTCAGGATTTCACCGATAATAGAAAAGTTTTTATTATCGGGaaacttttcccttgctttcaCTAAATCTTCATCAAATTTGGACTTTATGTCCACAAGTTCCTCTGCCCTTTTACGTAAATCATGAAGTACATCCTGAGAAGTCAATGCAAAATTTAGAATTGAAATATAGTGATATATATGgtagtattataatattttaataggtGATCTATCTAATATACTctagtgatatatataatagtttttAGTGataatttgcatgaattataGTAGTATGTTACTAATTCATATATAATGTACCTCTTCAGTTTGTTCAACATTTCCATCAGCTGCCTCTGTTGGAGGAGTGTAATACTGTGTATTTTGTGGACTTTGGCACTGAGTTGATTCATGAGGTGGTTGTGATGTTGACTCCTTTCTCTTCAGGTAATCTTTTTCAATTCTATCCACCTCTGACCAATACTGCCACGTATCCCAGGCTCCATTTTCATTATCATTTACCTACAATTAAGGATGAAacacatttttatataaaaagaataagatAGGTTTTCGACTACGTATTCCATATACAAACAGGATCATACCTTTGTCTTTGGAGGTTCAGAAGGATCAATTTTTTGTAGAtattcttttaaacttggttGGATTGATCCAACTCCAAAAACTCCGTCAATCACCTCAATTTCTTGTCTTTGTCTCAACATTTCTATAGTCC of Daucus carota subsp. sativus chromosome 3, DH1 v3.0, whole genome shotgun sequence contains these proteins:
- the LOC108213573 gene encoding protein FAR1-RELATED SEQUENCE 5-like, coding for MDALTLNVLYQGSSCGDSSNVCVSIPVSSTESEKSVTNCIVSPGGMKYFMPSSVDGSQVPFQNQSFDSLDKAYNFYREYGRLGGFDVRKTSEKRDADGTIILKHFVCSKEGFVDGSHSEGIRQRRTVSRRCGCKAKVVMKIRSQNRYYIFNFVELHNHPLASESGRQFLRSSREMTVSLRSFVFDAAKVNIGCSKAFSLVKEMTGGYSNVGATLRDFRNFNRDLKEFVGERDGQMLIDKFKVLQETSKSFYFAYELDGDGHLTMLFWADPTSRRNFEIYGDAVSFDATFDTNKYNMIFAPFTGVDKHDRCVTFAACLLSKEDVAHYNWAFKHFVKAMGRNPVVFITDQCPAMKVSVPASFCGDNDLVASKHRLCMWHIMQKFPIKLGNRLCKETDFMEKMKTYIWSSNLEIDEFESGWKAVIGEFKLEDNKWLSDMYDIRKSWIPAYFRDSPMFGLMRTTSRSESENFFFSQFHKQGDTLCEFWIRFESAMHRQRNETERLDHESNSSKPNILSRWFIEDDAAELFTRSIFYKVQEEILASCLDMQIKRMSEEVDGVTHFEIKDVKVKDKLFKVTVSKSHAVCSCKQFVMCGIVCRHAFCGLKQIGVTKFPRSLVLNHWMKVAESGTSLESNVVCSDYFKMEQVSLKLTNLWFDFRQILSKAGVEMDKLDYVHKIIKQISSDFEKYDGGSVDFTKKDHMAAMVGEQPVEEVTILAPTVSRNKGNYFKRLVSDREKAMTKANKRVRRCKECSATTHDSRTCPKKKKDGGAVVSNML
- the LOC135151054 gene encoding uncharacterized protein LOC135151054; this encodes MDKILQTFSIKKVEDVEMVCFPINKYEHYYLVCYGIKTMGYFIIDNIKREAQPKMYYSRVLEVLHSHFCNYISRNENPNLGSRVRKMKPRFVKMPWQTTDNSTDCGIFLMRHMETFKGDVKNWNTDLTEEGVRLV